The genomic region GCTTTGGATAGTTTTTTCTTTTTCAGGGTATTTTTTTGTTGGTTACGCTTATCTGTTATTCTGGAGACTACTGCGTGCCTGTCTATTTTGAAAAACGATACTACTCCTTTGAGCATTTCTGCTTGGCTTGATAGTTCTTCGCTGTTGGTGCTCATTTCTTCGGCAGCTACCGAGTTTTGTTGCACTACCAAAGATAGCTGTTCTATTGCCTTTAGTATCTGTGTAGAGCCCAAGCTTTGCTGGTTGCTGGCTGCCGTTATTTCCTGTACCAATAAGGCTGTTTTTTGGACGTTCGGGATAATTGCCTGCATGAGTCGCCCGGTTTCTTCGGCTACTTCTAAGCTGGTCTTAGATAGTTCGTTAATATCTTTGGCTGAGCGTTGGCTTATTTCTGCCAGTTTGCGTACTTCGGCTGCTACTACGGCAAATCCTTTGCCGTGCTCGCCTGCCCGAGCTGCTTCTATCGCCGCATTGATAGCCAAAATATCCGTCTTCTCTGCTATGTCGTTGATAATGCTGATCTTCGATACAATATCCCGTATCGCTACGATGCTGTTTTCGGTAGAGGAGCTTACGCTAACGATGCCTTGTGCTGTCTCCTTAGCGATATGTTCTGTCTCCCGTGCATTATCGCTATTGCGCTGAATAGCTGTGGTGATTTCCTCTATTGAACCCGTTATTTCTTCTGTAGCCGTAGCCTGTTCCGTAGCTCCTTGGGCTATCTCTAAGGACGTGCTGCTAATCTCCTGGCTACCCGTAGTTACATATTCCGCAGCATCATAAATCTGAACCGCTATCTCGTTGAGTTTCTGAGCCATATCGTTCAAGGATATTAATAGTTCATCGGCTTCTGAACGGGGGCGTATGTTGATAACGACTTCGCCTTGTGCTATCCGCTTCGTGTTTTCTAATACCGAAATGTTGGCGTTGATAATCTGGTTCATAGCTTCGGCTGTCTCTAACCATATTCCGGCATAGCCGGCAGTGGCCATCTTCTGGTTTAGATCGCCTACTGAAAGCCGTTGTAATATTGTCAAGATCTCCCGCAAAGGCTTCATCGTAGCACGGGCAGCCGCATTTAAGCCCACAACAATGTCCCGATAAGCTCCCTCAAATTCCTTCTCATTGGCATTAAACTCATCTACTTTACCTACTTGCGTCTTGTCTATGTATAAACTTACCGAATCTACAATCCCCTCCACTTTCTTCCGAATCGTGAAAAACGAATCTATAACCTCCCCTATCTCGTCTTTCTCATTGGATTTCAAATCATCTATATTCAAATTTCCGGAAGCAATTCGGCTGGATATGGTCATAGCCCGCCTTACATTACTGTTTATACTCGTGATAATCTGGTAGGATAACGTACCCAAAACACCCCCAGAAAGGAGTATCAAAATGATATAGATAACTAAAGCATCTTGGTAGTTTTTTTCGGATTCCTTCTGTATCGCAGCAGAGACATCTAAATGATACTTTGTTAGCTCCGCCAAATCTTCAAGTAAAGGATTGAGTGTTTGAAAGAGGCGGGTATTAATGATGTCATCCAGTTTTGCTATGCTGGCGGTATCTTTTCCTCCTTGCAGTAAAGTTCGGGTTTCATCACGTAAGGACACCCATTTTTCCCGCTGCTCAAGGTATTTATTCGCAAGAGGTTTTTCTCCCTCATCCTTAGGGATTGCTTTATAGAGGTTTATATTTTCAATCGCTATGGAGTTCAACTCCCCCAACTTATCGGCAGCTTGTTGCCATGGAATCAATCCCTTCTGGGCTTTATTAACCGCATCTAAGGCATAAAAGTATGTGTCAGAAAGCTTTTTCAGATATACGATGGGCGTTACGTGGTTGGTATAAATAGTTTGGATGTATTTATCCTCTTTGTTAATCCCATACGAGCCATAAATGCCGATAATCAGCGTAACCGAGATGGCAAACGCAGCCAAAATACTGAGCTTGGTAGAAATCTTTAAATTCTTCATAATATTCTTATTGTTAATGGTTTAGTAGTTTTAATGTTGTGTTTGTTCTTCCGTAGGTTGAATTTCTTGTACTACGGCGAGGTCTTTGGCTGAAAATACTTTATCTATATTCAGCATCAGAATGAAGGTTTCGTCTTTGCGGACTGCTCCTTGGATAAACGTTACGTTGTAGCTCAGCCCGAGTTCCGGGACCGGCTTTATTTCTTCCGAAGAAATGTCTATGACACCCTGTACGGCATCGGCAGTAGCTGCTATGGTCAGCTTAGGGATGGTATTGGTCTCAAAAACAATTACAATGTGCTTATCTTCCGGGCTGGCCGGCAGGGAAAATTTGCACCGGGTATCTACAACAGGCAGTATCTCGCCCCGAAAATTGATAATCCCCAAAATATGCTCCGGAGTCCGAGGTATCTTCGTAACAGGCTGCTTCTGAAATACTTCCAGAACATTGGAAACCGACACAGCAAAACACTCTTCCCCTAAAACAAAAGTTAAATAGGTATCCATATATTATTTAGTTTGGTGTAATCAAATTGATGAGCTTCCCTGTATCTATTAGCAGGGCTATCCCGCCATTACCCAAAATACTGGCTCCAGATATAAAATCTATCTCATGAAATAAGATGCCAATAGGCTTAATGACAGCCTGATACTCGCCAATAATCTCATCCGCAATGACCGCAAAACGCCGCCCATACTTGTTGATAACAATGACTTTCTGCTTCTCTAATCCTTGTTCTTGCGTCTGAAAGACTTCATGAAGATACACATAGGGAATCAGATCGCCCTGAAACGGCAAATGTTTATTCTGTCTATTCAAAAAATGAACCGTGCTCGTAAGCTCACAACTCTCAATATCCTCTATCGGAATAGCATACTTTGCCGAAGCTGACTGGATTAAAAGCGTATCAATAATCGAAATGGTCTGCTGAAGTTTTAATGTAAACGAAGTGCCTAAGCCGTATTCTGAGGTAATAAATATTTCTCCCCGTAAATCCCGCAGTTTACGCCGCACTATATCCATGCCGATACCCCTACCCGATACCAACGAAACTTGTTCACTCGTAGAAAAACCCGGCTCAAACAGCAAATCATAAATCTCTTTATCATTCAATATCTGCGTACTGCTAATCAAATCGCGCTCAATAGCCCGCGTTAATACCGCTTCCCTGTTGATGCCGCGCCCGTCATCAGATACCTGAATAAAAACAAAACTACCGGATTTATAGGCAAAAAACTTCACAATGCCCGTAGAACCCTTGCCAACCTTAACACGCTCTTCCGGAAACTCTATACCATGATCTATACAGTTCCGTAACAAATGAACCAATGGCTCCCATAATGCCTCTACTATGTTCTTATCTAACTCTGTATCTTCGCCGGATACCTCAAATATAACCTCCTTCCCCAATTGCTTCGCCAAATCCCGAACCAACCGACGAAAACGACCTACTACCTCATGCAAAGATACTAACCTTATATTCAACGCATTATCCCGAAACTGCTTCGATAACTTGTCTATCTTCTCCGTAGCCTCCGCTATCCGAATAATCTCCTGATTCTCTACCGACGTTATCAACTCCGACTTCGCCGTTACCAACTCACTGACTAAGTATATCAACGTGTCTATCTTCGCAGACTCTACCGATATCTTAGACGATATTTGTTTTAAAGCCTGACCATCCGTAAGATTATGCTCTACCGGTGAACCCAAAATATCTACCGAAGTATCACCGCCCGGTAAAATCACCAAAGGACTATCCTCTTCCTGAGAAGCCTGAGCACCGGATGCAAGTTCTATCGTACAATAATCTAATATGAAAAATAAGGCATCTTCAATAGCACCAAGCCCACTATCCGTATTCAACTCTATAACCCACACAAAATCACCCGATTCTGAACGCTTACTGCATACTGCCGCCTCACCTAAACAAAATAACGCGCCCAAGCTCTCCGACAAATTTATGTTCCGAGATGATATACTCGAATCCGGCTTGAAACTAATACGCCATACCTGAAACCCAGTTCCCTCTAATGAAGAAGATACCGCTTCAAGGCCATTCCCTGAATCTGTACCTAAACCAACACTATGCAATAACTGGTTGAGCTTATGCTGCAATACCTGATAATCATGATTATCCCCAAAGCCCAACGAAGCATCATGCGTAAATGACCAACGAAAATAATCCGATACCTCAAACGTCAATTGAATAGCCTCTGCATTCAAGCTATGTGTTCCCGATTCCACAGCACCATAAAACGTCTCTAAATCATGGGATAACTTAACTACATCCGAAAAACCATACATCCCGCTACTCCCTTTAATGGTGTGCATCACCCGAAAAATATCCCGAACACTCTCTAAGTCCCCGCGCCCCTCTTCCAACAACACCAACGATAACTCTAAACGACTTAGCAAATCCAAAGACTCCGAAACATAATGTTCCTTATATTGTAGAATATCCATATCCCTAAACAATACTTAAAGCACGCTTACTCAGCTCCACCAACTTGTCTGTAACAAAGGGCTTCTGAATCCAAGCCGTTACCCCCTTTCGACGTGCCCGCTCTCTAATATCCTCACGCTTCTCCGTAGATAAAATAAAAATAGGCGTATGAACACGTGTAGGTATCTTCTTGACCTCCTCCATAAACTCTATCCCATTCATTACCGGCATATTATAATCCGTAATCACCAAATCTATCTGAATATTCGAATTCAAATACTTCAACGCCTCTATCGCCGTAGTACTCTTAAGTACACTAAAACCACGCTGCTCCAACGTAATACCCGTTACAAATAACGTATTCTCAAAATCATCCAACAACAAAATAATCTTCTTCATAATTACCAAAAATTACCGACTCAACAAATAAAAAGATAAAATTATATTATCATTCAATTCAATTCAATTCAATTCAATTCAATTCAATTCAATTCAATAAATTGTTACTGATTTGCAAATATAAAAAAGAAATTATAGTTTTTTTAAAAAAAAATAGATATTTATGTATTTTTTATACGTATTTATATTGATCTACAAATAGTTTAACTACTGATACAACTACATAATACAACTACTACAATCTGAATAAATAAACTATAACTCTAATAACTAAGTACACGACAAAAATTTTAAATAGTTAATATTTAGGTTGTTATAATTTAATATAAGTATTCGAGTTCATACTGAAAAGACTGATATAGCTTTACGGCCATGTTTTTTGATTTTTATAGGGTTAATTTCTGAGTCTACAAAATCTCTGATTTTATAGCACCAAACAAAAGCAGCCATAACCAACAGTATCAGTTTTTCTAATCTCTCCAAGTGGGTAACGTGGGTATCTTCTAAGTTAAAATCACTTGATTTCAGTCCCCGAAAAAGGATTTTAATCTGCCATCTTTACTTGTATTTTTCACAGATTCTTCAGGTTTATTGAACGAAACTATAATGTAATACTCTTATTTTCAGATATTTACAACTTTCATCCCCGACAAATAACAACATTCTCCCTGCATTTTCAGGATTCCGTGGCAGTACTATGCAGTCTTTGCTGAAGCATTCGATGAAATCTTTTATCAAAGCAATTCTCTCCGAAGTGTATGAATTTTATTTTTTGTTTAACATCTTGAACCTCAATAGAAAAGCTACGTTTTTTATAGCTTACCCCCCAACATCAGAATGTTGATGTTTTTTTCTTCCAATTTCCAATTTGTTCTATCCAGTACTAAGACGAGTGAATCTTTTTGAGGTAAGAGTTTAAAAATAAGTTGAGAAATCCACTGCATCGGTAATTCTGCCTTGGCTATAAATCGCTGAATACGTCTGTAATTACTTGAAGAGGCAATCTTAGGAGAAAAATCCGGCGGAGAGTTTAGCAAAATTTACAGCCCAAACTTTAGATAATTAGCTGATAAACAAGTAGATAATACGAATCCTTGCTAAATTGAGAAAACCCGCAAAATGAACTCTAAATGTAGCTAATAACTCCGTATCTTTGTTCTAAGTTGATGTTCCGTTTTAAAGGTATTGTGTTTAAGATAATCCTCTAATGTACAGAAAGCCAACTCTCTATCAAAATTTATTCCGCCAATCTCCAAAAATTATATTTTTGTCGTGTACTAATAAAAAAACAGATAGAGCCTTTTTGGCTCTATCTGTTTTTTCTTTTCGTTGATAATTATCTCAACAAGGTTACAGAACCGGTAAACTTCTTCTTCCCAATGGTAACAATGTAATAATAAACTCCTTCCGGTTTATCACCACCGTTCCAATGGTTTTCAATGCTGTTTGCAGAGAATACTTCTATTCCCCAACGGTCAGTAATAACGATTGAGAATGGATCTACTCCAGTATAGTTAATGATAAGTTGGTCATTTATACCATCTCCATTGGGTGTAATCACATCCGGAATAGTTATCAGTGGAGCATCTACTACAATCGGTCCTTTACGAACAGAGTCGGTACAACCCTCTGTATCTGTGGTGATTAATACTACCTCATAGATTCCGGGATATAAGTATTGGTGTTCTGGGTTTGCTATGGTAGCGGATTCTCCGTCTCCAAATAGCCAGATACGTGAAACCGTATTTTGGCTTTTATCTTCAAAGTAGATTTTCCCTTCCGGTAATACAAATCGGGTCGGTATTTCCGGGACGCTTGAAAATACAGCATTGCCACGAGTGCCTACGGTAACTAAGTCTGATTTTAATAATGTATCCATACAACCTCCTGCACCGTAGGTTATCAACCTAACGGAATATGTCCCCGGTGCTGTATAAGTATGCTGTGGATTAGGCACATTGGTTACTGTGCCATCTCCTAAATCCCATGCCCAAGCAACATTTCCTGTTGATTGGTCTGCAAAAGTAACGTAAACCCTGTCGCATTGGCGGCTTTCTGTGCTGGTAAAGTTTGAGTTTGGTATTGGATTTACTCGCACAGTTACGTGTGCAGTATCTAAGCAAGCTCCGTCAAAAACTACTACAGAATACGTTTGGCTTTGAAGTGGTGAAGCATATACGATGGAATCAACGGTAGAACTCAGATTATCATTCGGTGACCACAAGTAAGAAGCTGTTGAACTACCTCCGCCAGCGTGCAGCCTAAATGTAGTGCCTATGCACCCCTGAGAGGTGTCCGATGTCGCAGTAGCGTGTACTAATGGAGTTACTATCAACTGAATAGAATCAACGACTACACAACGATCTGCCCGAAGTGTTAGATAGTACGTCATCGTATGTGGTGGCGTAGCAATTGGGGTTACAATAGAAGGATCGTTCAAATAGGTTTCTGGACTCCAGCGGTAAACGACTGGGTCAGGTGTCTGACCAATTTTGGCCGGTAAGCGGAATGATTCACCTATACATAAAGTATGGGTTTCGTTTGTAGTATCAGCATCTACTACCGGGATATTTTTTACCTGTACTAATATTGAATCTTTTAAGAGCTGGCTTATACACCCGTTGTTTGCTGTTATTCGCAGCCTATAAACCGTTGTTTGGTTGGGAGAAGCAATCGGATTTAAAATATTGGGGTTATTCAAACCGGCTGTTGGTGTCCATTGATAAGTTGCAGGTTCTTCAGCCAAAACGTCAATTGCTTCTAATTGAACAGATTCTCCCGGACAAATTGGAGCCACTGGACGCAGGGCAAATGTAGGTAATGCCTTAACAATTACTGTAATAGAGTCAGCAATACTTCTACAGCCATTAGATTCAGTATTCAAGAAATAGGTAATTGTATGCGGAGGCGAAGCCTTTGGGCGCAATAATGTAGAATCATTTAAACCGGTTGAAGGTGCCCAAAAGTAACGATAAGGAGTGCTGCCTCCGCTGACTGTAGCCGGCAAGATAATTGAATCATTTTTACAAATCTCCATTGTTGGAGGGCCTGCATCTGCATTTGGTCTGGGAATAACTCGAACCGTAACATGAGACAAAGTATCTGCCGAAAGAGAAACACAGCCCGCAATTGAAGAAATCACAACTAAGCGATATGTTGTTGTTACAGAAGGAGTTGCGTATGGATTTGCTAATGTAGAATCACTTAGCCCTAATGATGGAGACCATAAAAACATACAGCTTCCCATACATTGAGACTGAGTTCCATTTAAAAATACTCCTTCTCCTTGACATATAGTTACATCTGAACCGGCATCGGCAATCGGCAGGTTAAATACATTTACAAAAATCCTCAAAGAATCTGATAAGCAGCCTTTTGCATCTCTGGCAACTAAGGTATAGATAGTTGAGTTTGCCGGTGAAGCAATCGGGTTTAGAATATTGGGATTGCTTAGCCCCAAGGTTGGTGTCCATGAATAATAAATCGGTGGCGTTCCGGAGATGGACTGTGCCGGCAACATTACCGCATTGCCTCTACAAAGAGTCAATGTGCTTTGGTTAGAAAAGACCTTAGGCCGGTTATTAACAACGATGCAAACTGTATCCACATTACTGGTGCAGCCATTACAAATTGCGATTAATTCATAACAGGTGGTTCGTTTGGGATAAACTGTTGGTTGTAGTATTCCGCTTGCGTTTAAAGATGTCGTATCTCCTGAAATAACTCTCCATTGATACTGACATCCGGCAGTTACGGTTACAGTTCCTTGTAGTGTTACAAAGTCGCCTTCACATATTTCGCTTCCATTACCCGCTGAAATTACCGGAACCGGAAGTACCCAAACCTTTACGGGGGTTCTTGTTAGTGAAGTACAACCATTGCTATCTGCCTGAACATAATAGGTTGTGTCAGAAGAAAGCGTAGGGGTTACTAAGGTATCTCCTACATAAAAAGAGCTACCACCGGTCTGGGTTGTAAACCATGATAGTATCGAAATCCCTGGATTTAATGCAGTTAATGTAGAAGAATAGCCTGCGCAAATAGTATCTGAGGGTATCGTTGGTGGATTGGGAACTTTTTTGGCCGTTAGGTGAACTGATTTTCTGCCCGGACTGAGACAGCCGTTACTATCTGCCTGAACATAATAGGTAGTATCGTTGGTAAGTGCCTGTGTATATTGGATTCCATTATGAAAAGGAATACCGCCATTGGGAGTTAAAAACCACAAGTAATTGGTTGCTGTGCTATAATTCACCACCGAAGCGGTTACAACATCGCCATAACAGACTGCTGTATCTACCAATGTCGGAATCTGAGGTAATGGCTTTACTCGAACAGTTATAGGCTTACGATTAGGGTTAATACAGCCGGCACTATCAGACTGAATATAGAATGTACTGTCAGTAGTTAAAGCCGTTGTGGTATAGTTGTTTCCGGTTCGGAATGATGTCCCTCCAGTTGAAATAGAATACCATGTGTAAAATACCGGCCCACCTCCATTAATAACCAAAGTAATTGGCTCATTATAGCAAACTGATGTATCTCTAATGGATGCCTGCTGAGGTAACGGTTTTACATAAACCCATACCATTTTTCGGGCAGAGTTTGTGCAACCATTACTATCTGCCTGAATGTAAAATGTGTCTGTAACAGTTAAAACTGGAGTTGTAAAAGTATTTCCGGTTCCTAATTGTGTGCCATTAGCAGGCAAATCCCACCAAGAAAAACTCGTTGCACTTGGATTTAGGACGGAAAGCGTTGCTGTTTGGCCACTGCAAATTGTATCATGCTTAGTTGTAGCCGGATTAGGTAGTTTTTTTACAGATACTGTAACCATTTTTCGGGATGAACTCGAACATCCATTGCTATCTGCTTGAATATAAAATGTAGTATCGGCTGTTAAAGAAGAAGTTAAGTAAGAATTTCCAGTATAAAAAGGAGAACCTCCGGTTGATGTTCTATACCACGTAAAACTCGATGCTCCGAGCGTAGTTACTGTAACGGTAGCTTTATCACCAAAGCAAATTATCTCGTTGTTAGCCTGTGGTACTTGCGGTAAGGGTTTTATGCCAACGGCTATCATTTTCCGATTTGGATTAACACAACTTGCGCTATCTGATTCAATATAATACGTTGTATCGGCTGTTAAAGCTGGTGTTGTATAGCTTGTTCCGGTAAAAATAAGCGTACCGCCAGTAGGCTGGTTATACCAACGATAGATAGTTGGCCCACCTCCAAAAATAGCTAAAGTAGCCGACTGCCCATAGCAAATTAATGTATCTACAATATTTG from Bacteroidia bacterium harbors:
- a CDS encoding chemotaxis protein CheW, translated to MDTYLTFVLGEECFAVSVSNVLEVFQKQPVTKIPRTPEHILGIINFRGEILPVVDTRCKFSLPASPEDKHIVIVFETNTIPKLTIAATADAVQGVIDISSEEIKPVPELGLSYNVTFIQGAVRKDETFILMLNIDKVFSAKDLAVVQEIQPTEEQTQH
- a CDS encoding methyl-accepting chemotaxis protein gives rise to the protein MKNLKISTKLSILAAFAISVTLIIGIYGSYGINKEDKYIQTIYTNHVTPIVYLKKLSDTYFYALDAVNKAQKGLIPWQQAADKLGELNSIAIENINLYKAIPKDEGEKPLANKYLEQREKWVSLRDETRTLLQGGKDTASIAKLDDIINTRLFQTLNPLLEDLAELTKYHLDVSAAIQKESEKNYQDALVIYIILILLSGGVLGTLSYQIITSINSNVRRAMTISSRIASGNLNIDDLKSNEKDEIGEVIDSFFTIRKKVEGIVDSVSLYIDKTQVGKVDEFNANEKEFEGAYRDIVVGLNAAARATMKPLREILTILQRLSVGDLNQKMATAGYAGIWLETAEAMNQIINANISVLENTKRIAQGEVVINIRPRSEADELLISLNDMAQKLNEIAVQIYDAAEYVTTGSQEISSTSLEIAQGATEQATATEEITGSIEEITTAIQRNSDNARETEHIAKETAQGIVSVSSSTENSIVAIRDIVSKISIINDIAEKTDILAINAAIEAARAGEHGKGFAVVAAEVRKLAEISQRSAKDINELSKTSLEVAEETGRLMQAIIPNVQKTALLVQEITAASNQQSLGSTQILKAIEQLSLVVQQNSVAAEEMSTNSEELSSQAEMLKGVVSFFKIDRHAVVSRITDKRNQQKNTLKKKKLSKAGSFQHDFDY
- a CDS encoding response regulator — translated: MKKIILLLDDFENTLFVTGITLEQRGFSVLKSTTAIEALKYLNSNIQIDLVITDYNMPVMNGIEFMEEVKKIPTRVHTPIFILSTEKREDIRERARRKGVTAWIQKPFVTDKLVELSKRALSIV
- a CDS encoding chemotaxis protein CheA codes for the protein MDILQYKEHYVSESLDLLSRLELSLVLLEEGRGDLESVRDIFRVMHTIKGSSGMYGFSDVVKLSHDLETFYGAVESGTHSLNAEAIQLTFEVSDYFRWSFTHDASLGFGDNHDYQVLQHKLNQLLHSVGLGTDSGNGLEAVSSSLEGTGFQVWRISFKPDSSISSRNINLSESLGALFCLGEAAVCSKRSESGDFVWVIELNTDSGLGAIEDALFFILDYCTIELASGAQASQEEDSPLVILPGGDTSVDILGSPVEHNLTDGQALKQISSKISVESAKIDTLIYLVSELVTAKSELITSVENQEIIRIAEATEKIDKLSKQFRDNALNIRLVSLHEVVGRFRRLVRDLAKQLGKEVIFEVSGEDTELDKNIVEALWEPLVHLLRNCIDHGIEFPEERVKVGKGSTGIVKFFAYKSGSFVFIQVSDDGRGINREAVLTRAIERDLISSTQILNDKEIYDLLFEPGFSTSEQVSLVSGRGIGMDIVRRKLRDLRGEIFITSEYGLGTSFTLKLQQTISIIDTLLIQSASAKYAIPIEDIESCELTSTVHFLNRQNKHLPFQGDLIPYVYLHEVFQTQEQGLEKQKVIVINKYGRRFAVIADEIIGEYQAVIKPIGILFHEIDFISGASILGNGGIALLIDTGKLINLITPN